One window from the genome of Roseomonas haemaphysalidis encodes:
- a CDS encoding PEP-CTERM sorting domain-containing protein (PEP-CTERM proteins occur, often in large numbers, in the proteomes of bacteria that also encode an exosortase, a predicted intramembrane cysteine proteinase. The presence of a PEP-CTERM domain at a protein's C-terminus predicts cleavage within the sorting domain, followed by covalent anchoring to some some component of the (usually Gram-negative) cell surface. Many PEP-CTERM proteins exhibit an unusual sequence composition that includes large numbers of potential glycosylation sites. Expression of one such protein has been shown restore the ability of a bacterium to form floc, a type of biofilm.) has translation MKSMIAVGLMAALAATPLASAEAAVIYNFAGASQSGAAAPVPLNIQVVLTSAETVFSIVGNGDANGNQTTLRGDVNRFISMTIGRDGVGPNFVTGMINFTLAFDSLGNVTASSLVYDGSSYDARLTGTGSTANGFVGQEISPCMVSAANCAVSGAWTVSTPTSVPEPMSIALFGAGLAGLAMVRRRKA, from the coding sequence ATGAAGTCGATGATCGCTGTAGGCCTGATGGCCGCCCTGGCCGCTACGCCGCTCGCTTCAGCCGAGGCCGCCGTGATTTACAATTTCGCTGGCGCGTCTCAGTCGGGCGCTGCTGCCCCCGTGCCGCTGAACATCCAAGTGGTGCTGACGTCCGCTGAGACCGTCTTCTCCATTGTCGGTAACGGCGATGCCAACGGCAACCAGACCACGCTTCGGGGCGATGTTAACCGCTTCATCAGCATGACCATTGGTCGTGATGGTGTCGGTCCGAACTTTGTGACCGGAATGATCAATTTCACCCTGGCTTTTGACAGCCTCGGCAACGTGACCGCCAGCAGCCTCGTCTATGATGGCAGCAGCTATGATGCTCGCCTCACCGGCACGGGCTCGACGGCCAATGGCTTTGTGGGCCAGGAGATTTCACCCTGCATGGTCAGCGCAGCCAACTGCGCCGTGAGCGGTGCCTGGACCGTCTCGACCCCGACCTCCGTGCCCGAGCCGATGAGCATCGCGCTGTTCGGCGCCGGCCTGGCTGGGCTGGCGATGGTCCGCCGCCGCAAGGCGTAA
- a CDS encoding glycoside hydrolase family 108 protein: MTFLLFVNALRAMWQEALAEPIAPPPAQAASQVLPSSPLPVLMPPVRPPRAAVPVYAVGDAIPAATTTTARQEARVGTSDRFRELIDGVLGREGGYANHPADKGGETMWGVTIARARAAGYRGNMRDMTRTEAVEIYCLYYWTQPGFDRIEDMDPQLAERLFDAGINCGTGRAGQWLQRTLNVMNGKGSLYADMIVDGQCGAITRAALGSFIQRRGQEGKAVLREAVKSFQAAHYLGLAESDASQEAFIYGWMRSRILGIG, from the coding sequence ATGACCTTCCTGCTGTTCGTCAACGCCCTGCGCGCCATGTGGCAGGAGGCCCTTGCGGAGCCGATCGCACCGCCGCCCGCGCAGGCCGCATCGCAGGTGCTGCCTTCCTCGCCCCTGCCAGTGCTCATGCCTCCGGTGCGCCCGCCGCGTGCGGCTGTGCCGGTCTACGCGGTCGGGGATGCCATCCCCGCCGCCACCACCACGACAGCAAGACAGGAGGCCCGTGTGGGCACCAGTGACCGTTTCCGCGAGCTGATCGACGGCGTGCTGGGCCGGGAGGGCGGCTACGCCAATCATCCGGCCGACAAGGGCGGCGAGACGATGTGGGGCGTGACCATCGCCCGCGCCCGAGCCGCCGGTTACCGGGGCAACATGCGCGACATGACCCGAACCGAGGCCGTCGAGATCTACTGCCTCTACTACTGGACGCAGCCGGGGTTCGACCGGATCGAAGATATGGACCCGCAGCTGGCGGAGCGGTTGTTCGATGCTGGAATCAACTGCGGCACCGGCCGGGCCGGCCAATGGCTACAGCGGACCCTGAACGTGATGAACGGGAAGGGCAGCCTCTACGCCGATATGATCGTGGACGGGCAGTGCGGCGCCATCACCCGGGCGGCGCTGGGAAGCTTCATCCAGCGGCGTGGCCAGGAAGGGAAGGCGGTGCTGCGAGAGGCGGTAAAGTCCTTCCAGGCGGCACACTACCTCGGGCTAGCGGAGAGCGACGCCAGCCAGGAAGCGTTCATTTATGGGTGGATGCGGAGCCGGATTCTGGGAATAGGTTAA